The DNA window ACTGCAGTTCCTTGACATGTGAAGGGAATATCTAAAGTTCTGTTCTGGACGTTTATGTGGGAGGTCCTTGGATGCCCATGTTCAGAGGTCCGCTGGGCGGCAAGCACACAAGTCTGACATTGGAGATGGAAATCTGGGAGTCTTTGCCTCACTGGCATTGGAAGCTCAGGGGACAGTTGGGTTCCTCTGGGGAGAGAATCTagcaagggaagggaaaggggccCCAGTGCTTAACCCTCATGGAGTGTAGGGGTGAGAGCCAGACTGCCTTGGGTGACCTGGAGCAAGTCACTTCATCTCTCTGGCCTGCTCCTTATCTATAAAGAGGGCCCAGGAACAGGACTGACTGCAGAGGGTCTGCATATGGAATCAGGTGTCTGGTATGGAGGGTGTGATGGAAAGCTGGGGATGGAGCAATCCTCCCCCACTGGGGGTCCTCCATGGGCCTGTCCCAGGGCAAAGCGCCCCACTTTTAGGTGGGACAGCCAGCTTTCCTGGGTGGTCACTTATCTCCTGCAAACTGCCCACAGGTGCCTCTGGTGATCAAGGCCCTGCAGCGGCAGCTTAAGGATCGGAGCGTCAGGGCCCGCCAGGGCTGCTTCAGCCTCCTCACCGAGCTGGCGGGGGTCCTCCCTGGCAGCCTGGCAGAGCACATGCCTGTGCTGGTAGCAGGTAGGATGGACTGCAGCAAGCTATCTGCTGTCCTGGGCTCTTCCAGAATCTAGACCCCAGGCCTTAATCCCTGTGGGTACCCTTGCTCAGCAACCTACGGTGGCTCCCCACTGCCAGCAGTGAGAATAAAGCTGGGGTACAGGCCCTACGTCCTCATTTCAGAAGGGTTTCCTGGCCTTGTGTCCCTCCCCTCTGGCGCTGGACAAGCCCTGACCTTCTAGAAACTGCAGCCTAAGAGCCTAGGGGTCTGGGTCTAGCTCAGATTCCTGCAGATGCTCCACCCCCATAACCAGGGACTGCTTGTGGCCCTATAACTTTTGCACCCACCCCACAGGCATTGTCTTCTCTCTGGCGGACCGTTCAAGTTCCTCCACTATCCGGATGGACGCCCTGGCCTTCCTACAGGggctgctgggcacagagccagcCGAGGCCTTCCACTCACACCTGCCAACTCTCCTGCCACCTGTGATGGCCTGCGTGGCTGACCCTTTCTACAAGATCACGGCTGAAGCCCTGCTGGTGCTCCAGGAGCTGGTGCGGGCCTTGTGGCCCCTGGACAGGCCTCGGACGCTGGACCCTGAACCATACGTTGGAGAGATGTCTGCGGCCACCCTGGCACGGCTCCGTGCCACTGACCTGGACCAGGAGGTGAAGGAGCGCGCCATCTCCTGCATGGGCCACCTTGTGGCCCACCTGGGTGATTGGCTCAGGGACGACCTAGGGCCATCATTATTGCTTCTCCTGGACCGCCTGCGGAATGAGATCACCCGGCTGCCTGCTGTCAAGGCGCTGACGCTGGTGGCCATGTCCCCGTTGCGGCTTGACCTGCAGCCCATCGTGGCTGAGGCACTGCCCATTCTGGCCTCGTTCCTGCGGAAGAACCAACGGGCGCTGCGGCTGGCCACACTGGCTGCCCTGGACGCCCTGGCCCAGAGCCAGGGACATAGCCTCCCGCCGAGTGCTGTGCAGGCAGTACTGGCCGAGCTGCCTGCCCTGGTCAGTGAGAGTGACATGCATGTGGCCCAGCTGGCCGTGGACTTCCTTGCCACAATGACCCAGGCCCAGCCAGCCTCCTTGGCCAAGGTCAGCGGCCCTGTGCTCTCGGAGCTGCTGCGGTTGCTGCGCTCACCCCTGTTGCCTGCCAGCGTGCTGGCGGCTGCTGAAGGCTTCCTGCAGGCCCTGGTGGGGACCCGCCCCCCGTGCGTGGACTACAAGGAGCTCATCCGCATGCTCACGGCACCTGTCTATGACCAGGCCGCAGAGGGTGGGCCAGGCTTACACAAGCAGGTGTTCCACTCTCTGGCTCGGTGTGTGGCGGCCCTCGCAGCTGCTTGTCCCCAGGAGGCAGCAGGCACAGCAAACCGCCTGGTCTGCGATGCCAGGTCACCCCACTCAAGCACAGGGGTCAAGGTCCTGGCGTTCCTGTCACTGGCCGAGGTGGGCCAGGTGGCCGGGCCAGGCCCCCAgcgggagctgaaggcagtgctCCTGGAAGCCTTGGGGTCACCCAGTGAGGATGTGAGGGCGGCTGCATCCTATGCGCTGGGCCGCGTGGGTGCTGGGAACCTGCCCGActtcctgcccttcctgctgGGGCAGATCGAGGCTGAGCCCCGGCGGCAGTACCTGCTCCTGCACGCACTCAGGGAGGCCTTGGGCGCTGCCCAGCCTGACAGCCTGAAGCCCTACGCTGAAGACATCTGGGCCCTGCTCTTCCAGCGCTGTGAGGGCGCCGAGGAGGGCACTCGGGGGGTGGTGGCTGAGTGCATCGGCAAGCTAGTCCTCGCGAACCCTCCATTCCTTCTGCCCCGATTCCGGAAGCAGCTCGCTGCAGGTAGGGGCACAGGCATGGGCAAAGACAGTttcagatcagaagtaggcagttTGCATCTGAGCTGCCCACTCACAATGAGCTAATTCAAGCAACTGGGTCAGAGAGTTGCCGTATGGATAAGGTGAAAGCAGGGAAGCCTTTCAAACCCAGTGTCTTCAGAGACTTGCTGCCTCCACCCACAGGACTCTTTGGGTTAGAGGAGAGAGAATGCTTAATATGTCCCCTCAAAAAATAAGCCTCTCATGGTGCCATTTTTGTACTCCTTGGCATGGACCGTAGTGTCGTGCTCCAGGCGAAAGTTAATAAAAGCAGTTCTCTGCCTAAAGAGAGTGCAACTCTCTTGGGCTACTTGGAGCCAGGAACAAATGTCAGTGTAGACCAGGACTGGGGGCCATATCCCTCGGGATTTGGGGAGGGGAGATCCGGCAAAAACCAGGGTAGGTTTTGGGTGGTCAGGCAAGGGCATGTCCGGGCATTCTGAAGCTCAGAGGAAGATAGCAGACAGGTGGAACTGTGGGGCTCTTGGGCACCTAGAAGCCTGGAAAAGGAAAAGCCTCTAGGCCTTGAGCTGGTCTGCTGGCTTGCTGATAGGGTCAGTGGGTGTATGCATTGATAGAATGCAGGCAAAATGCTGGGTGCATGGTGTGTGGTGTGTAATTAACACTAAAGGAGTAACTGCTGTCATTGCTGTTAGTGATTACAGTTAAGCAGTGACTGGGGATGCTAGGTTTAGAAGCAGCAGCTAGCTGCTCACAGCACTGTGTGGACAGGAAGAACATGTCGAGAACCTTGCCTGTGATACTCACAGGGCTCTTCATGAGGAACCTTGAGAGGCCAGAGTCTTGGGATGAGGAGCAGCTCTGCCATTCCCCAGCTCCAGTTTGTTTCTACCTCATGCACACTGTTGAGCCAGCTAACCGGTCACATTTCCTTTTTAGCCACCTGGAAGCTTGGAGCCAAATTCGTGGCATGCTcctagcctctttttttttttttcattttatcttatagttaaattttaaaaaatattttctttattcgtttgccagaaagagcacacaagcaggaggagcagcaggcagagggagaaggagaagcaggctccccactgagcagggagcccgacatgggactcgatcccaggatactgggatcatgacccgtgccaaaggcagatgcttaaccaactgagccacccaagtgtccctttaattaattttttttaaagatgtattttttagagagagagagcatgtgcagagaggagaatgagagggagaatcGT is part of the Mustela nigripes isolate SB6536 chromosome 2, MUSNIG.SB6536, whole genome shotgun sequence genome and encodes:
- the CAND2 gene encoding cullin-associated NEDD8-dissociated protein 2 isoform X2; its protein translation is MTQKDVRLGAPLGAFHASLLHCLLPQLNSPRLAVRKRAVGALGHLAAACSTDLFVELADHLLDRLPGPRAPASPAAIRTLIQCLGSVGRQAGHRLGAHLDRLVPLVEEFCNVDDDELRESCLQALEAFLRKCPKEMGPHVPNVTSLCLQYMKHDPNYNYDSDGDEEQMETEDNEFSEQESEDEYSDDDDMSWKVRRAAAKCMAALIGSRPDLLPDFHRTLAPALIHRFKEREENVKADVFGAYIVLLRQMRPPKGWMGSMEEPTQTGISLHALHSQVPLVIKALQRQLKDRSVRARQGCFSLLTELAGVLPGSLAEHMPVLVAGIVFSLADRSSSSTIRMDALAFLQGLLGTEPAEAFHSHLPTLLPPVMACVADPFYKITAEALLVLQELVRALWPLDRPRTLDPEPYVGEMSAATLARLRATDLDQEVKERAISCMGHLVAHLGDWLRDDLGPSLLLLLDRLRNEITRLPAVKALTLVAMSPLRLDLQPIVAEALPILASFLRKNQRALRLATLAALDALAQSQGHSLPPSAVQAVLAELPALVSESDMHVAQLAVDFLATMTQAQPASLAKVSGPVLSELLRLLRSPLLPASVLAAAEGFLQALVGTRPPCVDYKELIRMLTAPVYDQAAEGGPGLHKQVFHSLARCVAALAAACPQEAAGTANRLVCDARSPHSSTGVKVLAFLSLAEVGQVAGPGPQRELKAVLLEALGSPSEDVRAAASYALGRVGAGNLPDFLPFLLGQIEAEPRRQYLLLHALREALGAAQPDSLKPYAEDIWALLFQRCEGAEEGTRGVVAECIGKLVLANPPFLLPRFRKQLAAGRPHTRSTVITAVKFLISDQPHPIDPLLKSLIGEFMESLQDPDLNVRRATLAFFNSAVHNKPSLVRDLLDDILPLLYQETKIRRDLIREVEMGPFKHTVDDGLDVRKAAFECMYSLLESCLGRLDICEFLNHVEDGLKDHYDIRMLTFIMLARLATLCPAPVLQRVDRLIEPLRATCTAKVKAGSVKQEFEKQDELKRSAMRAVAALLTIPEVGKSPIMADFSSQIRSNPELAALFESIQKDSASAPNTDSMELS